The nucleotide window AGAACCAGTGGCCGAGTCTGCTGGAGTCGATGAGTTAGGTTCGAGAGGTTGATTAGGCGAGGTCACGCTTAAAGCTGTCGTTACAGGCTAATCAGGTTTTCTGGCTGGTTTTACTTTGTATACCTTCAAGTATTTCTGAAGACATAGAAGTTAGCCAAAAGACATCATATCATGTCCGAGGGGCACGATCTAAATTTTTGTAACTAGATTTTTCTGGTTTATGAGGCGAAGATAGGTATAGTAGCCCTAAGTTTCTTTCTCGATATTATACTTTAGCTAGACTTTGTTGTCTTGTTCAGGTGTGGGTAATTAAAATGGGTGGGGGGGGCTGGCTTTTTTCCCTGTTTTTCAGTCAGAGAAGCGAAAACGCGCAATAAGTAAAGATGCGCTCAAAAAACTTTTTGGGGGTGATCGCTATCGAGAAGCCTCTAATCTTCTTTTGAGGAGAAGAATTTTGACTTAAATTTGGATAAAATTTAAACAGTGTTATTAGACAACATGAAAGCTTTCTATTGTAATAAATGAATTTAAGATTGATTAGTCTTATAACTGGTTTTTGTTGGAGTTTACTGGCTCTTTCTTCTCAAGCTGTCTCGTTATCTTTTGTTTCTTCCTCTGATGAATCTCTCAATTTAGGGTTAATTTCTCAAGTGTCTTCTGATGAACAAATCAGGGAAGATATGTTAATTGAAGGCATGGATAAGGGAATTTTAGGGGATTATCAAGGAGCGATCGAGGATTTTACTGAAGTTATTGATTTATATCCTGATTCAGCAGAAGCTTATTATAATCGAGGAATTGCCTATAGTAAGTTAGGAAATTATGACGCGGCGATCGCTGATTATAATCAAGCCATTTCTCTTAATTCTAATTTAGCTGAGGCTTATGTCGATCGGGCTAAAATTTACTTTCATTTTGGCAATTCATCGAAAGGGTTAAAAGATTTACAACGAGCGGCAGATATATTTAAGCAACAAGGAAATACAATTGCTTACAATCAGACTGTAGAAATGATCCAAAAACTGCAATAAGGCTTTAAGTGTTAACTTTTTCGGCGAGGATGATTATTTTCGCCCATTTTTTGGGAACTATAGTATCACGACAACTAGCAAGTAGTGTTTAAGGGCGATCGCAAAGTGTCTGTCTTCCCTCTCTATTGCTCTGACTTTTCACGGCATCTTAAAAGACAAGAATAGTTAGCGTATGACATTCGAGAAGCATAAATAGACAAGTTAAATCTCGCTATAATGACAAATTCTTGTCATTATAAGCAATGAAAAACCATGACTGTAAAAAAATCTGAAAATGCCTGTTGGTCAAAGTGTAATTTTGGCGATAAAAGGCTGACACAAAGAGCTTTATACATTGGGGACTGTTTACGTTTAAAATATGGTCAAGCTCTTTCAACAGTCTTTAAAAATGCCGGTGATCTTAAAAGAACCTACGAATTTTTAGCCAATCCGAAAACATCTTTTGAAAAAGTTGTGGAACCATCTCATTATCAAACCGCTAAAGAAACGAAAAATTTACCCCTAATATTGTCTATTGGAGATACAACATTTCTCGATTATAAAAACATCAAACTTAAACGAGAAGATTATGGACCTATTGGGAATGGAGGAAATGGGTTAATTCTACATACAAGTTTAGCTGTTGCTCCAGATTCGGGGCAGCCATTAGGCTTATTATGGGAAAAAGTTTGGAAAAGAACTCAGAAAATTAAGAGCGGAAAAAAGGTTAATCGAGCTAAAGTATTTGAAAAAAAAGAATCTTATAAATGGGTAGAAGCTATCCAAAAAGTTTCGAGTATTTTTCAAGAAGTATCGGAAGTTGAACAACCCAAAGTCATTCATATATTTGACAGAGAAGGCGATATTGCCGAGGTTTTTGCCGAGGTGCAAAGAGCCGAAAAATGTAGTTTTTTAGTCAGAGCGGCTCATAATCGAAGTCTTAATGAGGAAGAAAATTATTTGTGGAATTATGTACAAAACCAACCCGTTTCATTTGAACGAGAAATTTCCTTAACTAACAATCATAAAAGAAAGAAAAGAATTGCTCACTTAGAAGTAAGATTTTGTCAGGTAAAACTCCGTTCTCCACAAAGACTAAAAGAAACTAATGGTTTTAAGATTTATGCAGTTTATGCTAAAGAAATTAATCCTCTCGATGGAGAAGAACCCATAAATTGGATGTTACTAACAACTGAAGTTATTGAAAGCCCTGAGTCGGCTAATACGCTTTTACGTTGGTATACCTATCGATGGTTGATTGAGGAATATCATAAAATTCTTAAGTCAGGATGTCAAGTAGAAAGTTATCGATTAGGTGGCAACAGTATGAAAGTTTTATTAGGATTTTTAACGACGATTTCCTCCCATTTATTAAAAATCACTTATCTTCACAGAAATCATCCAGAGCGTTCAGCCACCGAAATTTTAACTTTTTCTCAAATTCAAGTGTTAAAAGCCCTTTCATCATCGAAAAAAGAGGATTTATCAAAAGAAACAATTGGATGGGCAATTGAAGCGATCGCTCGTTTGGGGGGTTATCTCGAGCATCGAAGAAAAACACCTATTGGTATTACAGTTTTATGGAGAGGATGGCTAGAATTAATGTTTTTATGTAAAGGATGGGAATTGAGAGAAGCTCTCTCTTGAGAAGACAGATTAAATAGAATAGCAAATGATTTTATAATTGAAGAACTGGTTCGCGGGCGATATTCGAGAATTATAACAAAAATAAACAGTATTTATGAACAAAAAAGGGGGAAATGGTGGAAAAAACAAGTGCATTAGATTATTATAATAATATTACTAAATTAATCAGCACTTATGAGCAACAAATTAAAGATATCCTAGAATTAGGAGAAGTTGCTCCCCCTGGATGTTGGATTGTCCGCTATCAAGCGAGAGGGCGTAAAACCCATTATTGGTATTATAAATTACATTCAACGGAAAAAATTTTCTCCACTCGTGATCCTGACAAAAAAACCAAATACAAACATTTAGGAAAAGCCGGCAGCCCAGCTTTTTTGGAGGGAGTAGCGAGCGTAGAGCGACGCGCTCATATTGATGGATTATCTAGAGCTATCCAAACCTTGAAGTCTGGATTAATGGATTTATCAGATGAGTCCGAAAAAAATCACAAAAAGTAGAATTTTAGTTCTCGAATGTCACCCGCGAATTATTCTTATACTTAAAAATGCCGTGAAAAGTCAGGATTTAGAAAGCTTATTTGCAGAAACAAATTTTAACAAAATTGTCAGTCATCAATATATAGATAATAATAATGGGGAAGATTGGAAAGAGTTTTTTAAAAAAATAGGTGTTGCTGAAGAAATTAGGATTTTGCATGAACCTCAACCCCAATCCGTTAATTTTCAAAATCGAGTATCCTATTTAAAATTTATTAATGTTATTTCTCAAGGCTTGTTTTATTTAAATTATAATTATAGCTATAAAAACTTATTAGAAATCAAAGATTTTTTAGACTATTGTATAAATCCCTGTTACTCTACAAAATTTTGGCAATATATTATTCAAAGTTTGAAAAGATTTGATTTGACTCAAAAAGCTACAATATGGATTAAAAATCAAGCTCGCGAAGTTCCAAACTTTTTTGAATTTGATGTTAAAACTAATCCATCAATTCCTTGCACTGATAATAAATGTCGTAAACCATCAGAAGTTTATTCTTACTCTCTACAGTCTTATCTAAAAAATTCTGATTTACCTGTATCTTCTATAGATTTTCCTGAAAAAATAGAAAGTTTTTTAGGTTTAAAACGTTTACTAGATCTAGAAAATTGTTTAATGCTTCTAGAACAAATAGCTAATAACTATTATTTCAGTAAAGACACTAAACAATTGTATTTTATTTATGAGCAATTAAACAATCTGATTGAAAATAATCCTCATGAAGAATTTTCTATAGATTTAGAGTCTATACAATTACTAGCTTGTGATGATTTATTTCATCCTATTAGCGAGTTGTATTATATTGCTCCTGAACTCAACTTACCCTCTAAGCGAAATCCTAACCTAGTAAAATTTCCTGAAATTGACAGAAAAAGCTTTAATTTTGCAAAAATATTATCGGCTTTTGGCATCAAAAAAATCAGTCTAGATGATATAAAAATAAATTATAATTCAGAAAATCATTGTAGTGTTTTACCAAAATTAATACAAGAAAGAGCCTCTTGTATTAGCGTTTATTTAACTTCCTCTTCCTACGATAAACAATACTGGATTAATAAGATTATTCAGAGACTTGAAAATCTAACAATTTATCGAGTCGAAAAGTTATCTTATTATTCTTCAAATATTGACTATGAAGAACCTATTTACAACTTTTATGATGAGCAGTCTAACACAATCTACTATGTGGGAGAGTGGAACAGTAGAAGAAATTCAAAACTAGGAAATTATTTAATTAAAGCATTGGGTTTAAATTACCGTGAAATAACCGGAGAACGGTTATTAGATTTCTTAGACAACTCTATGGAAGAAATCGTTTTATATCTACAAGATAGCGGTTGTGATGTCACAGGACTATTACCCGATAATCAAATAGAAAATAAATCTGAAAAGACTTTTTCATTCTTAGGAGATAATAGCTTATCTCTTACTCTACCTACTTATTATCAAGGTACTGGTAATAATGCCGAATACTGGGGAAATTTTGGAGAAGATAAAGCAATACAGTTTTATCAAGCTCTTGGTTATGAAGTTAGCAATGTTAGTAACCAACCTCAAAAAGGCTATGATTTGGAATGTATCAAGGATGGACAGGAAATTTTCGTCGAGGTAAAAACAATATCTTCTAGTAATGAAGTAATTCGCATTACTATCAATGAATGGCGATGTATGTGTCACGGGGAAAATCAACAAAAGTATGAATTATTTATTGTTGTTCATCAAGGAAAATCTATAGAAAAATATATCCAAGTTAAATCAGTTTGGGTTACTCTCCAAGAAATTTTATCTAAATTAGATCAGCAGGAACTTACTTCTAGTACATATAACAGTGAGAGTGTTGAATTTTTGATTGGTTTTCAACGTAACTCGAAGAATCAATTAAATGAAGTGCTTATTAATTGGAAAAGATTATTTGATAAAGGATTTCATGGTAGTGAAAAAATACAATATTATCTAGAGCAATAATCGCTTTTTTCTCATCTTCATTTTTATTTTTAACTAACAGCAAAATCAGTAAATGGGCGTTTATAGGGTGCTTGAAAGCCTAAAACAATCTTGTCTTTAGGAACGCCAGCGGCCACTAATTCATCAGCTATACCAATTTCTGTTCCGTGTCTTTGAATCCAAATTTTATTATCTTTTATATCAACATGAATGATGATTTCAAATACTCTTTTTTGGTCTTCCCATCCAATATTTAACACTTGATAATGATGACGTTCGGTATCAAATAAAAGTTGTATTTCTGTCTCATTAGTAAAATCATTTGCAGAATGATTAGCTAATATATTTTGAATTAACTGGCAGTAATTTATTCCTTCCATCTTAACTAAGTTAAAGCATTAGCATTATGAAAGACATCTTTAGTATGGGGTAATGTTGGGTTTCGTTCCTCAACCCAACCTACATATTTAATGAGTAGGAGTTAAAATAAGTAATTGTCGATCTTGAAGCGATCGCACTTCATCTAATTCTAGTTTAACCCCTTGCAATATCTCCCCTACGGTTAACTTTCCATCACAAGTTTGTAAAAACTGAAATTCTGTTTCAGTCAAGGTAACGGGTTGATACTCATAATCTAAAAAACTGCTACTCGGCCACCCATACATACAGGGATGAACTTCACCAATAGCAGATAAAAGGGTTTCATCTTTTGACCAATCTATTTTATCAATCGGCGGTTTTCCTAAGAAAAATTCATAGTGAGTAATTTCTGGATCAAGAAGTTCTACTAGACGATATTTTTCTCGTTCACTTAAATTTTTAGCTCTTTCTATTAACTCTGGAGATTTCCCAATTAACCGTTCTAATTCCCAATATTTAGGGTTAGAAAAGCCAATAAATTCTAATCCAGATGCTTCTATTAACTCGAATAAAGTCTCTACATTATAATCAATTTCTTGGGGATGAACATACATATCCGCAAAGGATTCATCTCGATGATTTTCTAATGACCATCGTTCTTTTTCTCTCTTGACAATTCGGTTATTTTCTGGTAATGAACTGAAGATTTGACGACCGACAAAAACCCCATCTTGATAGTTACCCCGTTTATTCCCTTGTAAAAGGGCGATCGCTCTTTGCATCAGTTGAATTTCCCAGCGTCCTATTTCAGAATAGACAAAGATGTGCATGATTCCGCCGGGGGCTAATTTAGAAGCTAATGCTTGAATTCCCTTGACTGGATCGGGTAAATGGTGTAAGACTCCCACACAATTGATTAAATCAAATTCTCCTGGGAGTTGGGAAGCCTCTTCTAGTTTAAGATGGTGAAATGATACTGATGCTTCATGTTTAGCGGATACCCCCGAACGACGACTCCGTTCTTGTGCAATTTCCAAAGCTTTCTCACTTAAATCTATCCCGACGATTTCTGCTTGAGGGTTAAGGAGGATTAAATATTCTGTTCCTACTCCTGTCCCACACCCGGCATCTAAAATACGGATATTTTCTCGACTGGGTTTTTGTCGGGTACAGAAATTATAGGCGGCGATCCAATTCCAACGCCAGTTATAACCGGGAGGGGGTTCATCTAAAAGAGGTTCTGGAGGGAAAGGATAAGTATTGTAGAGGGTTTGAACAGCAGTCCTAGTGGCAGATTCGTCGGTCATGTTTAGGCTGTGATGAGAACAAATGAGAGCAATAATAATCGCTTTGCCTATTGTACGATCATGAGTCGTCATTTGACTTATTTATTGAGGCGTGGAGGGGGAAGAGGGGGGAGGGTGGGGAGTGGGGGGAGAGGGGGGAGGGTTTATTTCTACTCTTGATGATATAAAAATTCAATGGGTTTTAGCTTAATCAAATTTATTTCATCAGGAATATTGACAAAAAACCTTGTTTGAGATAAATCCAAAAAATCTAAATATTTAAGATGTTCGACAATGTCTAACCTTAGAGACAAAAAGATGATAGTCTAAATTTAAATAGCAATCGCTATGCTTTTACAGCCAGCGTGAATACAACTACTAGATGCTTTTGAGTCTGCCTGAAATTTTGGGATAGACTGTATAAAAAACTTAACAAAACCTCTCAGGAGGCACAAAACGTTTTAATCTAGATGCTGACTGATTTTTAAATCATCTGCTTTGAAAAGATGTCAAGGGTGCTTGGGGTAAACGAAGGGAAAACCAGAGCGAACCCTTTCCCCTAGGCTAAGGATATGATTGTATTTGTCAATGGGAGATAATTAAAATCCAATGAGTGTTAAGGCAAGTGGTGGAAGCTCGTTAGCACGACCCCAACTATACCAGACTGTACCAGTCTCTGCCATTACCCAAGCAGAACAACAAGATCGCTTTCTGGAAAAGGCAGAACTCAATGAGTTGGTCGCCTATTTCCGTTCTGGAAACAAACGGATAGAAATCGCACAGACGTTAACCAATAACTCCGATCTGATCGTTTCCCGTGCTGCTAATCGGATCTTCACGGGTGGATCACCGATGTCATACCTGGAAAAGCCCGTAGAAGCACCCGAGCCAATGTTAGCTATGGCCGCGGCGGGAACACAACCAGTAAGAGATTTAGGCACTGTCACCTATGTTGAAGGTGGTGGCGGTGGGAGTGGATTATTTGGGGGTTTGCGTTCTATTTTTACCTCCAGTGGCCCTATTCCTCCGGGTTTTCGTCCGATCAATGTTTCCCGCTATGGCCCTAGCAATATGCAGAAGTCTCTGCGGGATTTATCTTGGTTCTTGCGCTATCTAACCTATGCGATCGTCGCCGGAGATCCTAATATTATCGTGGTCAATACGCGCGGACTACGGGAAGTGATCGAAAATGCTTGCTCGACTGATGCGACTTTGGTTGCTTTACAGGAAATGCGAGCTTCATCGATCGAATATTTCCGCCGGGATGAAGAAGCGAAAGGGATTGTTACTCAATACTTCGATATCCTGATTAATGAATTTAAAGCTCCAACTCCGGCGAATAAACTCCGTCAGCGTCCTTCTTCGGATCAACAGGGGTTAGAACTGCCTCAAAGTTATTACAATGCGGCAGAAAAACGGCAAAAATTTGTGATGAAGCCGGGATTATCTGAGACTGAGAAAAACTCTGTCATTAAGGCGGCTTACCGGCAAATTTTTGAAAGAGATATCATTCGCGCTTATAGTCAATCCATTTCTTACCTAGAATCTCAGGTTAAGAATGGGGACATTTCCATGAAGGAGTTTGTTCGCCGTTTGGCTAAATCTCCTTTGTATCGGAAACAATTTTTTGAACCGTTTATCAATAGTCGTGCCTTAGAATTGGCTTTCCGTCATATTTTAGGTCGCGGACCCAGTTCTCGGGAAGAAGTTCAAAAATATTTCTCGATCGTCTCGCAAGGGGGATTATCTGCCTTAGTTGATGCTTTGGTAGATTCTCAGGAATATTCCGACTACTTCGGAGAAGAAACTGTGCCCTATCTACGGGGACTCGGTTTAGAAGCGCAAGAGTGTCGCAATTGGGGAATGCAGCAAGATCTGTTTAATTACAGCGCTCCGTTCCGGAAAGTTCCTCAGTTTATCACTACTTTTGCTCAATATAACCGTCCTTTACCGGATCAGCACGTTTACGGGTCGGGAAATGATCCTCTAGAAATTCAATTCGGGGCAATTTTCCCGAAAGAAACCCGTAATCCTAGCTCTAGTCCGGCTCCCTTTAGTAAAGATACCCGTCGGATTTTAATTCACCGAGGCGCAGGAATTAACAACCAGGTGAGTAATCCTGGGGCGCGAGGAGAGTTTCCGGGGTCTTTAGGGCCTAAAGTATTCCGCTTGAATAATGAACTCCCCGGCAGCAGCAACGGAACGAGTGTTAAATTTGGGGAAAGTTCGACCCAAGCCCTAATTTTAGCGGCTTACCGTCAGGTTTTTGGACGAATGCCTTATGAAGGTCAGCGTCTCTCTGTCCCTGAAATTAAGCTAGAAAACGGAGATATTACGGTTCGGGAATTTATCAAGCTTTTGGCTAAGTCTGAAACGTTCCGTAAGCTGTACTGGACTCCTTTCTATGTGGTTAAAGCGATCGAGTATATTCACCGTCGTCTGTTAGGTCGTCCGACCTATGGTCGTCAGGAAATGAATCAATACTTTGATATTTGCGCCAAGAAGGGTTTTTATGCTCTGATTGATGCCATTATTGATTCTCCTGAGTATACTGAAGCCTTTGGGGAAGATACCGTTCCCTATGAGCGTTATTTAACTCCCGCAGGAATGCAATTACGGATGGCGCGTCCTGGTTCTATTCGGGAAGAAATCGGTCGTCGGGTTGAGAAAGAAGTTACTCCTCGGTTTGTGGAATTGGGTCAAGTTTCACAAATACGTACTGAACCTGATATCAAATCACGCATTAATCAAGGGGTTAATTCTATCCGCGCTCAAAGTAAAGTCTTTAAACTGCTTTCTAATTTGGATAAAGTGGCGGTTCAAAACACAGTTAAAGCCGCTTACCGTCAAATTTTTGAGCGAGATCTCGATCCTTATATTATTCAAGCAGAATTTACCGCTCTTGAAAGTAAACTCAGTAACGCAGAAATTACGGTTAAAGAGTTTATTGAAGGGTTAGGCTGTTCTGACCTTTATGTTAAGGAGTTTTATGCTCCCTATCCTAATACAAAAGTGATTGAGTTAGGAACTAAGCACTTTTTAGGTCGTGCGCCTCTGAATCAAAAAGAAATTCAGAAGTATAACCAAATTTTAGCAACCCAAGGTATTCGTGCCTTTATTGGGGCAATGGTTAACTGTATGGAGTATCTCCAAGTGTTCGGAGAAGATACTGTTCCTTATCGTCGTTTCCCCACTTTACCGGCGGCTAATTTCCCCAATACGGAACGGTTATACAATAAGCTCACCAAACAAGATAATGAGTTAGTTGTTCCTAGTTTTAAACCGGTTGTTAAAGTCGGCGGATAAGTCGAATTTTTAACGATTTAATCGTAGAGACGTGAAGCGATCGCGTCTCTATTTTATTGCAATTTGTAGGGTGGGCACTGCCCACCTTTTTCGTTAGCAGTAAACACTTCGACAGGATCAGTGCATCGCAGTGAATAGTTAAGTAGGTGAGTATAAATAAACCAACAATAAAAAAATAATTAAAAGTTGTGCTAGTCCTTGACCAGACAGGGCTAAAGCCCTACTACGAACAAAATTTATTTTACACTTAATTATGACCCCCTACTTATTATTTTATTTTTGGAGGAGTAAAAATTTATTGTTTAACTTCTCTATAAATTTAGCTAAAGAACTAATCACTGTTAACTGTTAACTGTTAACTAAAAAGGTGGGCAGTGCCCACCCTACAAATAAAGGCTAAAGCTCAGGATCTATCCCTAATTCTCGTAATTTAGTGGCTAATTTTTCGGCTTTTTGTTCGGCAAGTTCGGCGCGTTGGCGTTCAGTTTCTGCACGTTGACGTTCAGTTTCTGCGCGTTGGCGTTCAGTTTCTGCGCGTTGGCGTTCAGTTTCTGCACGTTGGCGTTCTTGCTCTAAAGCTTCCCTCAATTCATCAGGAATGAGTAATTTTTCTCCTGTATCTTCCCGATAAAATGCTAATCGTTTTCCTTCGACTCTCAAGGTTAAACCTAAAGGTTCGCTACGATACTCATTAATTAACTGGTATTCTTCTCCTTCTAGACGATATCCTTGGAGTTTATGGGCGATCCATTCTCCTGTAGGGTCAAATAACCAATATTCTTTCACTCCTAACTGTTCATAGAGCGTCTTTTTAAAAACTTTATCGTGTTCTTGAGTGCTTTTAGAAGTCATTTCAAAAATGACAACGGGAACTTGTTGTTCTTGCCAAATTTTATAATTATCTCTCCCACCGGGTTCAACATCAAAAATCACCATCACATCCGGAGCTACTCTTAAAGCTGGAAACCCTTGGGAATAATACAAAAATTGATCGGCTAAAACGGTTGCCTGACGACCACTTAGATAAGCTCTAAGCATTTCTAGAGTTGTCAGAATAGCATATAGGTGATCATAGGTTTCGGCCAAGGGTTCACCATCCTCGCTCGGATAAAAAATTTCCGTTTCTTGGGGAGTTGAAAAAATAGCTGTCATTGTTCAACAACTCCTGAGATTAGTTAATAGTTTTATTATAGGCGATCGCTCTCTAAAAAAGGATTATTTTTTTGATAATTAAATTAATCACTAATAGTTTTAAAGTCAAAAATATTGAAAATTAATTTTTTAAAAATACTCGGATCTTTTTAGTTAAATAATATAGTTTTTGAGGGAGATGAGGACTCAATGTCATCAAATCATGATAAAAATTTCAGGGGATGGATGTCTCTGTCAAATAGATCATTTGTATGTAAAAAACTCAAATCTGAAGAGAAATGTTAAAAAGTATTAAGAAATTACAACGAAAGTGAACGCAATGCCAGAGAATAATTGGGGTTAGGTTGCGACTGAAAGCCCGTCTGAGTACCAAGGAAATCACTAAACATAATTCTGACATTTTGTCAAGAATTAAGTGGTGAAAAAAAAATTGGATACAAAGCATCCATTGGCAACCATTTTGGTTTAAGATGTCAGCTTAACTACATCTAGTTTCTTATTCATCTAAATTAGTCTCACTTATTTGGGAGGAATCCATAAATGAGTATCGTCACGAAATCAATCGTGAATGCGGATGCAGAAGCCCGCTATTTAAGCCCTGGTGAACTCGATAGAATTAAATCTTTTGTCACCAGTGGCGCAAGCCGTCTCAGAATCGCTGAAACCTTAACTGGTGCGCGTGAAACCATCATTAAGCAAGCCGGCGATCGCTTATTCCAAAAGCGTCCTGACATCGTTTCTCCTGGTGGAAACGCTTATGGCGAAGAAATGACAGCTACTTGCCTTCGTGACATGGACTACTATCTACGTCTAATCACTTATGGTGTAGTTGCTGGCGACGTAACCCCCATTGAAGAAATTGGGTTAGTTGGAGTTCGGGAAATGTACAAATCTCTCGGAACCGACATCGGCGCAGTTGCTCAGAGCGTTCGTGAAATGAAAGAAGTTGCTACAGGATTAATGTCTGCTCAAGACGCTGCTGAAGCAGGTTCTTACTTCGATTATGTTATCGGAGCAATGCAGTAGAAGACTAATTGCCTCTCTAGTTGGACAATAGTCATTATTTGCATTTGATTCTTAAGGAAGTTTAAGACTAGGCAAGATTTAAGGAAGCATAATTATGCAAGACGCAATTACCTCTGTAATCAATTCTGCTGACGTTCAAGGAAAGTACCTTGATGGGTCTGCCATGGACAAGCTCAAGAGCTATTTCTCTACTGGCGAACTGAGAGTTCGTGCTGCTAGTGTAATTAGCGCTAATGCGGCTCAAATCGTTAAAGAAGCTGTAGCTAAGTCCTTACTGTACTCTGACGTTACCCGTCCCGGTGGAAATATGTACACCACCCGTCGCTATGCTGCTTGCATCCGCGACTTAGACTACTATCTCCGTTATGCTACCTATGCTATGTTAGCTGGCGATCCTTCCATCTTAGATGAGCGGGTTCTCAACGGATTAAAAGAAACCTACAACTCTTTAGGAGTTCCTATTTCTTCTACCGTTCAAGCTATCCAAGCGATGAAAGAAGTTACCGCTAGCTTAGTCGGTGCTGACGCTGGTAAAGAAATGGGTGTTTACTTTGACTACATTTGCTCTGGCTTAAGCTAGAACAGCTATTGCGGGCAACTGAGTAATCGTTGTCTTATGAGGTTCGGGAAGTCGAGGGTGAGTGCTAGCTCTTTAAAGGCTGATTGAGATCGATGATCGGTTTTGATGATCTAGTATTGACTCGTGACTCCCGACCTTTGCTATAAGTAAAGTCGCTCCAAGATTGTCATTGAGATTTAAATTTAAAAGCTGGACTCAGGAGAATATAAACGATGCGGATGTTTAAAATAACCGCTTGTGTACCTAGCCAAACTAGAATTCGGACACAACGGGAATTGCAAAATACTTACTTTACTAAATTAGTTCCCTATGACAATTGGTTCCGCGAACAGCAGCGAATCATGAAAATGGGCGGTAAGATTGTCAAGGTTCAGTTAGCTACCGGTAAGCCCGGAACCAATACTGGTTTACTGTAACTGGTTTAACTTATGTCTTACTCATCAAAAGGAGGTCAATAGCGGCCTCTTTTTGCTGTTTTTGAGGTTGTGTTTGGTGTGGGTGTGCCAGTAAGCGGTGAGAATTTGGGGGTTAGGAAGTCCATTGAGACAAACGACTCTCAATCCTCTGAGAACGTCTTTAAAAGGAAAATAAGGGGTTTTCGATAGGGTGCGATCGGTAAGAGTAAAGATTATCGCGCCTTTATTATAATGTTTACGACCATAGAGCAAAGTAATTTTAATCATATCGTTATTAATTGCCCGTTGTTGTTGGCGGCGTTGGAGATGATTTTGGTCTTTTTGGCGCTTGGCGGGTTGTAATTTTCCGATTTTGTTTTGGTTGATGTCTTGTTGAAGGATAAGACTGATTTGTTTTTTGCTGTTCATTGGGGTTTTCCTCTGGGTTTGATAACTTGAGGATATTCAGAAAAGCAAGGGTTTTCAAGCTTAGTTCGGTTCAGAAAAAGTGACCCTATCTGACCTTGTTTGAGAGAGTGAGACATCATTAAATTAGCAATATGACCTCTCCCCCAACCCCTCTCCTACGAGGAGAGGGGAGTAAAGTCTAAAGTGGGTATCACAACCACAAGGATGTTACTGGGGTAAATTTTTTGGGAACTATAACAGTAGGATGTTTCTAATGATGCAAGTTATGAGTCAATCAAATAGTCGG belongs to Gloeothece citriformis PCC 7424 and includes:
- a CDS encoding phycobilisome rod-core linker polypeptide, translating into MSVKASGGSSLARPQLYQTVPVSAITQAEQQDRFLEKAELNELVAYFRSGNKRIEIAQTLTNNSDLIVSRAANRIFTGGSPMSYLEKPVEAPEPMLAMAAAGTQPVRDLGTVTYVEGGGGGSGLFGGLRSIFTSSGPIPPGFRPINVSRYGPSNMQKSLRDLSWFLRYLTYAIVAGDPNIIVVNTRGLREVIENACSTDATLVALQEMRASSIEYFRRDEEAKGIVTQYFDILINEFKAPTPANKLRQRPSSDQQGLELPQSYYNAAEKRQKFVMKPGLSETEKNSVIKAAYRQIFERDIIRAYSQSISYLESQVKNGDISMKEFVRRLAKSPLYRKQFFEPFINSRALELAFRHILGRGPSSREEVQKYFSIVSQGGLSALVDALVDSQEYSDYFGEETVPYLRGLGLEAQECRNWGMQQDLFNYSAPFRKVPQFITTFAQYNRPLPDQHVYGSGNDPLEIQFGAIFPKETRNPSSSPAPFSKDTRRILIHRGAGINNQVSNPGARGEFPGSLGPKVFRLNNELPGSSNGTSVKFGESSTQALILAAYRQVFGRMPYEGQRLSVPEIKLENGDITVREFIKLLAKSETFRKLYWTPFYVVKAIEYIHRRLLGRPTYGRQEMNQYFDICAKKGFYALIDAIIDSPEYTEAFGEDTVPYERYLTPAGMQLRMARPGSIREEIGRRVEKEVTPRFVELGQVSQIRTEPDIKSRINQGVNSIRAQSKVFKLLSNLDKVAVQNTVKAAYRQIFERDLDPYIIQAEFTALESKLSNAEITVKEFIEGLGCSDLYVKEFYAPYPNTKVIELGTKHFLGRAPLNQKEIQKYNQILATQGIRAFIGAMVNCMEYLQVFGEDTVPYRRFPTLPAANFPNTERLYNKLTKQDNELVVPSFKPVVKVGG
- a CDS encoding Uma2 family endonuclease; protein product: MTAIFSTPQETEIFYPSEDGEPLAETYDHLYAILTTLEMLRAYLSGRQATVLADQFLYYSQGFPALRVAPDVMVIFDVEPGGRDNYKIWQEQQVPVVIFEMTSKSTQEHDKVFKKTLYEQLGVKEYWLFDPTGEWIAHKLQGYRLEGEEYQLINEYRSEPLGLTLRVEGKRLAFYREDTGEKLLIPDELREALEQERQRAETERQRAETERQRAETERQRAETERQRAELAEQKAEKLATKLRELGIDPEL
- a CDS encoding allophycocyanin subunit alpha — encoded protein: MSIVTKSIVNADAEARYLSPGELDRIKSFVTSGASRLRIAETLTGARETIIKQAGDRLFQKRPDIVSPGGNAYGEEMTATCLRDMDYYLRLITYGVVAGDVTPIEEIGLVGVREMYKSLGTDIGAVAQSVREMKEVATGLMSAQDAAEAGSYFDYVIGAMQ
- the apcB gene encoding allophycocyanin subunit beta produces the protein MQDAITSVINSADVQGKYLDGSAMDKLKSYFSTGELRVRAASVISANAAQIVKEAVAKSLLYSDVTRPGGNMYTTRRYAACIRDLDYYLRYATYAMLAGDPSILDERVLNGLKETYNSLGVPISSTVQAIQAMKEVTASLVGADAGKEMGVYFDYICSGLS
- a CDS encoding phycobilisome linker polypeptide, with the translated sequence MRMFKITACVPSQTRIRTQRELQNTYFTKLVPYDNWFREQQRIMKMGGKIVKVQLATGKPGTNTGLL